The bacterium genomic sequence CCGTGCAACAGGCGCGCCCAACCTACCAGCCGGCAGCGCGCCGCGTGACGCCCGTGCAGCCGTCTGTGCAACAGGCGCGCCCGATCTACCAGCCGGCAGCGCGCCCGGCGACGCCCGTGCAGCCGTCCGTGCAACAGGCGCGCCCAACCTACCAGCCGGCAGCGCGCCGCGTGACGCCCGTGCCGCCGTCTGTGCAACAGGCGCGCCCGATCTATCAGCCGGCAGCGCGCCGCGTGGCGCCCGTGCAGCCGTCCGTGCAGCGGCAACCTAACATCCCGAGTGGATCTCATGGTAACGGCCGCGCAGCCGGGAACTCCACTCAGCAATGTGGAGGCCAGGGGCAGAATCAGTCCTGCAATGGGCCTCACGGCCGAGGGTAGAACGCGCGTTTAGATTGACCGCGGAGGGTCCGGCAGCAATCTGGTCCGTACCGGACTGTGCGGTGGCCGGGCCCTCCGCCGTGTGAGCTTTGAGTACGTCCATGTCTGGGCGTCCGTCTTGAGTTTCGTACGCGCCGATCTGCAGGTGGGCCTCGACGCAAATCATCTGGTCCTAGTAGTGTACTGACTCACCCTTGGCCGGCTTGCGCCCCATTTTGGCGTCTTCGTGGAGGAGCGAGACCTCGACGATTGGGGACCATGCTGCGTTCATAAACACCCTTGCCGACGACGGTTTCGTCGTGCTCGGTGGTTCACTCGGTGACGTCGACCCGGTAGAAGTCAACCGACTCAACATCGCCGCGCAGAGAGTCATCGCTGCCAAGCATGAGCGCGAACGTCGCGTTGGTCCTCCCGTCGGCAGGGACGTAGACTCGGGTGTCGCGTGGCCGTGGCCGCGAGGGACGATGCGAATCCGCGCTCCCCATGGCCGCCATGCCCCGGAAGGGTCGGCCGCTGAGGGCGTCGGTCGAGCGATACCCCGGCGCCGACGATGAGAGTCGCGACCAGCCTCGATGAATCGCGGCGGTTGCTATCGCTTTGGATTCCAGAGGAATGTCTTGCGGCAGCGCGGCACCTAGCGGCTCATGCGCGGCAACCCGGATGGCCTACTGCCGTACCAGCTTTGTACGAAGCGGCGTAGTTGAAACCTGGCCGAACCCGACGTCGGGGCACCCGGTATCCCGCCCCTCCTGGGACGGGACACCGGGCGTGGCCCGTGCGTGGCTGAGGTCGCCTATCGTAGCGACACGCTTTCCAAGTATTCGCTGCCGTTCGGCTCGCCGACGAGGCCGTCGACCCGTTTCTGCAGAAGGAGGGGAACGCGCGAGTGCGCGATCGGCACGTCGCGGTAGTCGTTCAGAATCTGCGTCTCGGCCTGCTCGTAGAGTTGCGCCCGCCCTGCCTGGCTCGAAACGACCTTGGCCTTGTCGATCTCATCAAACACGGCCGGGTTGTTGTAGGACAGATACGCGTTGGTCGGAACATACTTGGGGAAGAAGAACCCCAGCCAGTCGTCGGGATCGCCGTCGTCACCGCTCCAGCCGATCATGAACGCCTGGAACTTGTTCGTGCTGCGGTCCTTGATATAGCTTGCCCAGTCCTCGGTCATGAGGTGGGCTCGGATGCCGACCCGACCGAGGTCGCTTGCGATCGCCGTCCCGATGTCCTTGCCATTCGGGAAGTACGCCCGTGACACCGGGATATACCAGAACTCGAACGAGAACCCGTTTGGGTAGCCTGCTTCCGCGAGGAGTTGCTTGGCCATGGCAGGGTCGTACGGGTACCCGGACGTGGTGACGCGCCCCCACATCCCGGGCGGCATGTGCTGCGTGGCGACGATCCCGAACCCGCCGTAGAGGCCGTCGACGATCGCCTTCCGGTTGATCGCCACCGCGACCGCCTGGCGGAGCCGCTTGTCCTTCCACAGCGGGTCGTTCATGTTAAAACGCACCCAGCCCGCGTTGAACGGCGGCCGGTAGATCACGGCTAGGTTGTGGTCCGCCATCGCGATCTTCACATCATCGGGATTGGGCAGCTCCATGGCGTTGATCTCGCCGGCCTTCAGCGCGAGGAACCGCGCGGCGTTGTCCTTGATCACGCGCATCACCAGGCGCTGCATCTTGGGCAGGCCCTTGCGGAAATACGCGGGGTTGGCGTCCATCGTCATGTGATCGTCGTGCACCCATTCCACGAACTTATAGGCGCCGGTGCCGACCGGGTGCTGCTGGCCGATCCCCTCCGTGCCGTACTGCTTGAGCGCGGTCGGGCTCGTGAAATCGAATGCAGGAACGGACAGATTGTAGACCAGCGGGGCGTTCGGCTTCTTCAGGACCCACGCGAGCGTGTATTGGTCGACGACTCGGGCCTCCTTAAACGAATCGGCCATAAAGTCGTTCCAGTACTCATAGTCTCCAGCCTTGACGGCGTGAAGAGGATTCTTGGGGTCCGCCCACCGATCGATGTTGAACTTGGCCGCCGCCGCGTCGAACGGCGTGCCGTCCTGGAACACGACTCCGTGCCTGAGCTTGAAGGTCCAGGTTAGGCCATCCGGCGACACCGACCAGCTCGTGGCCAAATCCGGCTCGATGTCGGTCGAGCCCGGCTTCATTCGGACCAGCATGTTGAACATCTGCACGGTGTCCAGGTACGTCTCGCCGTTGCTGCTGATCGGGTTATCGAGCGTTTCCGCTTCCCCCGACTTCCCGTAGATGAACGTCGTCGGTGCCGCTGCCCAGCTGGTGACCGAGCTAGGCACCACGACCAGTCCGGCGACCAGGACGGCCACGGTGACCACGAGAGTCACGCTACCGCCCGCACGCGCTACTTTGGACATCCACGCACCCCCTCCGCGTCTCCGGTTCGGAGAACCTAACAACTGAGGATTTCCGTTTCTTGCCAGTACTCCTGCCGCTTCGAGGGACCGCGACGATTGAATCCCGCCGCCACCAGCCCCGGTGGTTCCCTGGGGCTCCTCCCAACGGAGGGCCCTCGCCCGGGCTTGCGCGGCATCCCCACGACAGATCACTCGGCGGGAATAGCGCCCGCGAGGATTTCCGGAGTGCCCCGAGCGGGGGCCGCCTTCTCCCTTAGAGACCACCGCGGGGGGGACGAAACTCGCTCCTGCTGAGGACGCCGCGCCTCTGGGGTGAACGGGAACGCGCTCCGGATTGGCCGTGGTGCAAGAGAACATCGCCCGCGACCGGGGCGCACTCTCCCGCCGGGACATCTGTGTAGCCTCTCGCCTGTTCGCCCTATCCGAACGCGTCTCAGCTGATCCTTTCGGACGACCGGCGGGTCAAAAGGATCTCCATGCACTCCTCCACGTCGATCCCGGTCCGACGCGTGCGCAACTCGGGAATATTCGGAGCACACGCCTCAGCCGGGGGATCACTGATGGCGACCTACCGCTGCTCCAAGTGTGGGCACGAGGCCGAAGTGGCTCCAAAGTGGGGTACTGAGATTGTGTCCGTGCACTGCTGTCGGCATACGACGCAGGTCCGCGGCCAAACCGATCCTATCCGCATGGAGCTCGTGCCCGCTCTGGTACCCGCTCGGGCTCCTGAGCTCGTGCCGGTCGCGTAACCGGTCGTCATGCCGGACTCCTTCGGCGATCCGCTTCGTCGTCGCCTGGCGGTGGTGGCGGCCTCGACCTCCCTGGCTGCGCTCACGCGCGTACTGCCGGTGTGTCTAAGGGCGGCTCGGGCCGCCGCCCTGGCGGGGTGGGACGTATGGACCCACCCCGCTCCCGGGCTGGACGAGCTCGTCGCCGCAGAAGCCTTGGCGCAGGGTGGCACGATCACCGTGGCGCTCCCCGAGGACCTTCCGCCGTCGCATTGGGTACGGCTCCTGCGTGTCATTTACGGCCGTTCCATTCGGCTCATCTCCTGCGCTGAGCAGATGGAGCTCGCCTGGGACCGGATGGCGCGGGTTCACTACCGTGGTGTCCTGCCCGCGCCACTTCCCCTGCTCGCCGTTCCCCACGCGATCGTCGAGGGTGCGACCCTCGCCATGCTCATGCCTCCACCCTCTACACCTGACCCCGTGATCGAGCACGCCGCGTGGCTGTGCCGGTTATTGAACGTCCCAGCGTTCGATGTCACGACGGTTACTGGGATCGTCGCGCTGCACGAGGCGCTCCCCAAGGAGGAATGATCGTCATCGGGATTCCCGTGCTCCGCTCCATGCTCGTCCCGAACACGTCGCCCTGTCGCAGAAGGATTACCTTCTCGTTGTCCGGCGTTCTTCAATCGTTTGACCGACTCTCGGCCGCGTCTCGCCGTACCGTCGAACGAGGCGATCGCTGGGCTTGGCGTCGCGCGCGCCCCGCACGGCAGGACTCGTTGGAGGTCGCCGAACAGGTGTCGCTGGGCTCGGCCTCACCTCGGTGCCCGCCGGTCCGATCGCCGTCCCCGTCGTGGGACGCATACCGATGCGCCTCGCCACGGTGCTCGAACTCTTCATGCTCGTCGTGCTGATCAGCAGCGCTCATGGTGCCGATCGATTCACGCGGCCGTGACCATCGCCCTCGACCGGCACGACCACAAGCCTTCTGGCTGCTCGCCGGCACCTTTTTCTGGGGCGCCATCATCGCCACCGGATTTTGCCCTCGTCGGCAACGATCTCAACGCGACGATCTTCGGCGACGCCCGCCCCGCGCCCTCAGAACCCGAAGGGGAGCGCGAACGTGGGGGCCGCCGCATGCCGGTCCCGGCGCTCCAGGTCCGGCCGCAGGCGGAACCATCGTACGAGTTCGATCAGCTCCCCGATGACGTGCTCGAAGAGCAGGCGGCCCTTCTC encodes the following:
- a CDS encoding ABC transporter substrate-binding protein → MSKVARAGGSVTLVVTVAVLVAGLVVVPSSVTSWAAAPTTFIYGKSGEAETLDNPISSNGETYLDTVQMFNMLVRMKPGSTDIEPDLATSWSVSPDGLTWTFKLRHGVVFQDGTPFDAAAAKFNIDRWADPKNPLHAVKAGDYEYWNDFMADSFKEARVVDQYTLAWVLKKPNAPLVYNLSVPAFDFTSPTALKQYGTEGIGQQHPVGTGAYKFVEWVHDDHMTMDANPAYFRKGLPKMQRLVMRVIKDNAARFLALKAGEINAMELPNPDDVKIAMADHNLAVIYRPPFNAGWVRFNMNDPLWKDKRLRQAVAVAINRKAIVDGLYGGFGIVATQHMPPGMWGRVTTSGYPYDPAMAKQLLAEAGYPNGFSFEFWYIPVSRAYFPNGKDIGTAIASDLGRVGIRAHLMTEDWASYIKDRSTNKFQAFMIGWSGDDGDPDDWLGFFFPKYVPTNAYLSYNNPAVFDEIDKAKVVSSQAGRAQLYEQAETQILNDYRDVPIAHSRVPLLLQKRVDGLVGEPNGSEYLESVSLR